One Branchiostoma floridae strain S238N-H82 chromosome 1, Bfl_VNyyK, whole genome shotgun sequence genomic region harbors:
- the LOC118412791 gene encoding protein phosphatase 1 regulatory subunit 14C-like has product MAARVSFGSPSDSVAPKPVQPQQAPRRNVKATVKYNRALLKRRLELEEWVDEALRDIYECDEDEDYEIEIDIDEMLELQTEEERVEFLKELLVDCKKPTDEFIQELLQRVQKLQKLSGNSAR; this is encoded by the exons ATGGCCGCACGAGTCAGCTTCGGCTCTCCGTCCGACAGCGTCGCACCCAAGCCCGTCCAGCCGCAACAGGCGCCCCGGAGGAACGTCAAAGCCACGGTCAAATACAACCGGGCCCTGCTGAAGCGGCGGTTAGAGCTGGAAGAGTGGGTGGACGAGGCGCTCAGAGATATCTATGAATGCGAC GAAGATGAAGATTATGAAATAGAGATTGACATAGACGAAATGTTAGAACTCCAAACAGAAGAGGAAAGGGTAGAATTTTTGAAG GAATTGCTCGTTGATTGTAAGAAGCCAacagat GAATTCATTCAGGAGCTGCTGCAGCGAGTCCAGAAGCTTCAGAAATTGAGTGGAAACTCAGCAAGATAA